The Vigna unguiculata cultivar IT97K-499-35 chromosome 6, ASM411807v1, whole genome shotgun sequence genome contains a region encoding:
- the LOC114187320 gene encoding elongation of fatty acids protein 3-like → MSLLSVVESWVVYQPSILNFTWNPPHTPFSSPLFLTLSIITYLSLTLLLYLIPLPPFPPRLLKPITAVHNLTLLLLSLLMVVGCALTLLTHTPHLRWAICFPPATPPTGPLFFWAYVFYLSKFLEFLDTLFIILSRSTRRLSFLHVYHHSTVVLMSYLWLQTSQSLFPIALLTNASVHVIMYAYYFLTALSFRPSWKRAVTDCQIVQFLFSFAISALMLHYHFSTSGCSGIWGWCFNALFNASLFALFLDFHLKSYANRTNTTNNKHKDS, encoded by the coding sequence ATGAGTTTGTTGTCAGTGGTGGAGTCGTGGGTGGTGTACCAGCCAAGCATCCTGAACTTCACATGGAACCCTCCTCACACCCCTTTCTCCTCCCCTCTCTTCCTCACTCTCTCAATCATCACCTACCTCTCACTCACTCTCCTCCTCTACCTCATCCCTCTCCCACCCTTCCCACCTCGCCTCCTGAAGCCCATCACCGCCGTCCACAACCTCACCCTCCTCCTCCTCTCCCTCCTCATGGTGGTGGGCTGCGCCCTCACCCTCCTCACCCACACCCCCCACCTCCGCTGGGCCATCTGCTTCCCACCCGCCACACCCCCCACCGGGCCCCTCTTCTTCTGGGCCTACGTCTTCTACCTCTCAAAGTTCCTAGAATTCCTTGACACCCTGTTCATCATCCTGTCCCGCTCAACCCGACGCCTCTCCTTCCTCCACGTCTACCACCACTCCACGGTGGTCCTGATGTCCTACCTCTGGCTTCAAACCTCCCAGTCCCTCTTCCCCATCGCCCTCCTCACCAACGCCTCCGTCCACGTCATCATGTACGCCTACTACTTCCTCACCGCCCTCTCCTTCCGCCCCTCCTGGAAGCGCGCCGTCACCGACTGCCAGATTGTCCAGTTCCTCTTCAGCTTCGCAATCTCTGCCCTAATGCTCCACTACCACTTCTCCACCTCTGGATGCTCCGGAATTTGGGGCTGGTGCTTCAATGCCCTCTTCAACGCCTCTCTCTTCGCCCTTTTTCTTGATTTTCATCTCAAGAGTTATGCTAACAGGACCAACACCACCAACAACAAACACAAGGACTCTTGA